In one Dermatophagoides farinae isolate YC_2012a chromosome 4, ASM2471394v1, whole genome shotgun sequence genomic region, the following are encoded:
- the LOC124491267 gene encoding pecanex-like protein 4, whose amino-acid sequence MIMNIQPQKLANKTRPLIHIDDGWPMDASTAVMFKQNQPKQNLKYPNVKTIRQYQSQIIIIIIARSLISCSLLGMMVNSFRLKSIKFHVQPDNVMAIFIMLLVWFTFTTVHYSLIVGSPPETTAYSIKFRSIDSFNRSIYMLTLLLAMTFASESIYSTITLIICCLPLLWLLGILPPIPALVFYLLEQINIVLLAGTASCYIWSLFMTIIFSITAITLSHFYLNGRRFLLTNLFTGFLVSNKWLFNMNRLQYWPYLIKMITSINAMIAIYWIQNRFLSIIRIQLFEILLTLLIIVYLAKYFKMIYVINVIKNPLNMIMSTRFISRIHSNRTFIMIIRILLHLFIPIICLLLIVQKLDNNNDRIMNRTITIKNFLFDILVFRMFRHCWQYPYRFGFQTLFIEILDSIHYPINSHDNIIANINEWPLEARYFCLDLIRMIAIDFCHKFYMVMTILITSVMFRKQKIRYSWTIFVLNVILLPLNVIIIIITSMLNIPIIPLFTLPIFLPSFPRPMKFWSTTPMMLPMTMDDTMNDAAYYRQLMPRLIDSLHQQSLFWDFRHAGEIMIARFDDRLMWFQVLESGHNYCQIQMKGLELQETSCHTLEASTIDQINEYSFHNIGVCCNSLFNKYFFYAINPLTKATVQTYSDATSVLTGIIDSPDTYVRIKRLFCPVFIWLLLQHKIRLILVEREQKLQNENKNSNVNIQMVKESQINIIVQSDSVMDQRSSSNNDDDNNDNGDEQRNRSISSTSTNNTDNDGESSLQFSYDDLQPNIQWTNFSYQISRRRKSIQHRINRFLYSIEWFSNVLKILTHNKAILTENELESLILSYNHIANICFTLVFPTNKIAESSMSQWIYEMFNSQTMAKDSMIDENLLDVDLNQICLQTIRYATKLAFDQMIFAEETLTDDEIINQLKEFDQNWYFGSINSSEWRDAVLAEKLQLFSISKDVVKENYQSHILTLKDMDIFICSINRSIVDAIWSSLSFELFYLTNDDEERYSIQAHQIIFRNLTVQAADPPLGYPVFASEPILISHII is encoded by the exons ATGATCATGAATATTCAGCCACAAAAATTGGCCAATAAAACACGGCCATTaattcatattgatgatggttggcCTATGGATGCATCCACCGCCGTTAtgttcaaacaaaatcagccaaaacaaaatcttaAATATCCGAATGTTAAAACCATTCGACAATATCAATCAcagataattatcattattattgctcgAAGCTTGATATCATGTTCACTTCTCGGTATGATGGtcaattcatttcgattgaaATCCATCAAATTTCATGTTCAACCAGATAATGTGATGGCCATTTTTATCATGCTACTAGTATGGTTCACATTTACAACGGtacattattcattgattgttggaTCACCACCTGAAACGACAGcttattcaataaaatttcgATCAATAGATAGTTTTAATCGTTCAATCTATATGCTCACCTTATTATTGGCTATGACATTCGCATCAGAATCAatatattcaacaataacattgATTATCTGTTgtttaccattattatggTTATTGGGCATATTACCACCAATTCCAGCATTAGTATTCTATCTTCttgaacaaataaatatcGTATTGTTAGCCGGTACAGCCAGCTGTTATATATGGTCATTATTTATGACAATCATATTCTCCATAACTGCCATTACATTAAGTCATTTTTATCTTAACGGTCGACGATTTCTTCTCACCAATTTGTTTACCGGATTTTTAGTAAGTAATAAATGGTTATTTAATATGAATCGATTACAATATTGGCCATAtctgataaaaatgattacaTCAATCAATGCTATGATTGCCATCTATTGGATACAAAATCGATTCTTGTCGATTATTCGGATACAactttttgaaattcttttaacattattgatcattgtttatttggctaaatatttcaaaatgatcTACGTGATTAATGTGATTAAAAATCCGCTCAATATGATTATGTCGACACGATTCATTAGTCGAATACATTCAAATCGTacattcataatgattatacGAATTCTTCTACATTTATTCATACcgatcatttgtttgttattgattGTACAGAAattagataataataatgatcgtaTAATGAATAGAACGATTacgataaaaaattttctttttgatatTCTTGTATTTCGAATGTTTCGCCATTGTTGGCAATATCCATATCGTTTTGGCTTCCAAACTTTATTCATCGAAATTttggattcaattcattatccAATCAATAGTCATGATAATATAATTGCCAACATTAATGAATGGCCATTAGAAGCtagatatttttgtttggatcTAATCAGAATGATTGCAATTGATTTTTGCCATAAATTCTATATGGTAATGACCATTCTTATTACATCTGTGATGTTtcgtaaacaaaaaattcgttaTAGTTGGACCATTTTCG TTTTAAATGTGATATTATTACCTTTAaatgttatcatcataattataacCAGTATGCTCAATATACCCATAATTCCATTGTTTACATTACCGATTTTTCTGCCATCATTTCCACGGCCAATGAAATTCTGGTCAACAACACCAATGATGTTACCGATGACAATGGATgatacaatgaatgatgcAGCATATTATCGACAATTGATGCCACgtttaattgattcattacaTCAACAAAGTCTTTTCTGGGATTTTCGTCATGCAGGTGAAATTATGATAGCCAGATTTGATGATCGTTTAATGTGGTTTCAAGTACTAGAATCAGGACATAATTATTGccaaatacaaatgaaagGTCTTGAATTACAGGAAACATCTTGCCATACATTAGAAGCATCGACAATCGATCAGATCAATGAATATTCATTCCATAATATTGGTGTGTGTTGTAATTCATTGTTCAATAAATATTTCTTTTATGCCATCAATCCATTGACAAAAGCAACAGTACAAACTTATTCCGATGCAACCAGTGTTCTAACAGGTATCATTGATTCACCGGATACTTATGTTCGCATTAAACGTCTATTCTGTCCAGTATTCATATGGCTTCTACTACAGCATAAGATTCGTTTGATTCTTGTAGAACGTGAACAAAAACTTCaaaatgagaataaaaattcaaatgtaaatattcaaatggtTAAAGAATCACAGATCAATATAATTGTACAATCCGATTCGGTAATGGATCAACGTTCATCgtctaataatgatgatgataataatgataatggtgatgaacaaCGAAATCGTTCTATTTCGTCAACATCTACGAATAATACAGATAACGATGGTGAATCGTCGCTGCAATTTAGCTATGATGATCTTCAACCAAATATACAATGGACCAATTTCAGTTATCAAATTTCACGAAGACGTAAATCAATTCAACATCGTATTAATcgttttctttattcaattgaatggttttcgaatgttttgaaaattttaactCACAACAAAGCCATTCTAACGGAAAATGAACTTGAATCATTAATATTGTCATACAATCATATAGCAAACATTTGTTTTACCTTGGTATTTCCAACGAACAAAATTGCCGAATCATCAATGTCACAATGGATATATGAAATGTTTAATAGTCAAACGATGGCCAaagattcaatgattgatgaaaatcttcTCGATGTTGATCTCAATCAGATTTGTTTGCAAACTATTCGTTATGCAACAAAATTAGCATTCGATCAGATGATTTTCGCTGAAGAAACATtaactgatgatgaaataatcaatcaattaaaagaatttgatcaaaattggTATTTTGGTTCGATTAATTCTTCAGAATGGAGAGATGCAGTATTGGCCGAGAAATTACaattgttttccatttccaAAGATGTTGTCAAG GAAAATTATCAAAGTCATATATTAACATTGAAAGATATGGACATTTTTATATGTTCAATTAATCGTTCGATTGTTGATGCaatttggtcatcattatcattcgaatTGTTTTATCtgaccaatgatgatgaagaacgTTATTCGATACAGGcacatcaaataattttcc gAAATTTAACCGTACAAGCAGCTGATCCACCACTTGGATATCCAGTTTTTGCTTCGGAACCAATTCTGATCTCACATATTATCTGA